Proteins from one Anastrepha obliqua isolate idAnaObli1 chromosome 2, idAnaObli1_1.0, whole genome shotgun sequence genomic window:
- the LOC129238171 gene encoding mucin-22-like: protein MRNQIFVLCLLVALGSDMPINTPQIVLPKGLSSFKFIIEFRKVCKNKTTTTTKLPTTTPSYSTSTELTTLTESSTTAYVTTTSQSPYYTPKKKTPKSDSLTLRSTTPHCFTTSSEATTLSSTTADESSSSTTYSTTSTESTTDGETTPTSSSSSSTDSTSSEATTLSSTTADESSSTTTYSTTSTESTTEGDTTPTSSSSSSTDSTSSEATTLSSTTPKESSSTTTYSTTSTESTTDGDTTPTSSSSSSTDSTSSEATTLSSTTADESSNSTSSEATTLSSTTADESSSTTTHSTTSTESTSSTDSTSSEATTLSSTTADESSSTTTYSTTSTESTTDGEITPTSSSSSSTDSTSSEATTLSSTTADESSSTTTYSTTSTESTTDGEITPTSSSSSSTDSTSSEATTLSSTTADESSNSTSSEATTLSSTTANESSSTTTHSTTSTESTSSTDSTSSEATTLSSTTADESSSTTTYSTTSTESTTDGDTTPTPSSSSSTDSTSSEATTLSSTTPKESSSTTTYSTTSTESTTDGDTTPTSSSSSSTDSTSSEATTLSSTTADESSSTTTYSTTSTESTTDGETTPTSSSSSSTDSTSSEATTLSSTTADESSNSTSSEATTLSSTTADESSSTTSYSTTSTESTTDGDTTPTSSSSSSTDSTSSEATTLSSTTPKEADESSTSSSSSSTDSTSSEPTTLSSTTAQESSSTTTYSTTSTESTTDGDTTPTSSSSSSTDSTSSEATTLSSTTADESSSTTTYSTTSTESTTDGDTTPTSSSSSSTDSTSSEATTLSSTTADESSSTTTYSTTSTESTTDGETTPTSSSNSSTDSTSSEATTLSSTTPKESSSTTTYSTTSTESTTDGDTTPTSSSSSSTDSTSSEATRLSSTTADESSIHLQIQPRVKQRSSTDSTSSEATTLSSNTADESSNSTSSEATTLSSTTADESSSTTTYSTTSTESTTDGDTTPTSSSSSSTDSTSSEATTLSSTTADESSSTTTYSTTSTESTTDGDTTPTSSSSSSTDSTSSEATTLSSTTADESSTTTLSSTTADESSSTTTYSTTSTESTTDGDTTPTSSSSSSTDSTSTSTTDGDTTPTSSSSSSTDSTSSEATTLSSTTPEESSSTISYSTTSTESTTDGDTTPTSSSSSSTDSTSSEATTLSSTTAEESSSTTTYSTTSTESTTDGETTPTSSSSSSTDSTSSEATTLSSTTADESSSTTTYSTTSTESTTDGDTTPTSSSSSSTDSTSSEATTLSSTTAEQSSSTSTYSTTSTESTTDGDTTPTSSSSSSTDSTSSEATTLSSTTAEESSSTTTYYTTSTESTTDGDTTPTSSSSSSTDSTSSEATTLNSTTPEKSSSTTTYSTTSTASTTDGDTTPTSSSSSSTDSTSSEATTLSSTTPDESSSTTTYSTTSTESTTDGDTTPTSSSSSSTDSTSSEATTLSSTTADESSSTTTYSTTSTESTTEGDTTPTSSSSSSTDSTSSEATTLSSTTAEESSSTTTYYTTSTESTIDGDTTPTSSSSSSTDSTSSEATTLNSTTPEKSSSTTTYSTTSTASTTDGDTTPTSSSSSSTDSTSSEATTLSSTTPEESSSTISYSTTSRESTTDGDTTPTSSSSSSTDSTSSEATTLSSTTAEESSSTTTYSTTSTESTTDGGTTPTSSSSSSTDSTSSEATTLSSTTADESSSTTTYSTTSTESTTDGDTTSTSSSSSSTDSTSSEATTLSSTTADESSSTTTYSTTSTESTTDGDTTPTSSSSSSTESTSSEATTLSSTTPEESSSVSTTVRTTQDDSDCEIVVHLRVVEE from the exons ATGCGAAATCAGATATTCGTCCTATGTTTATTAGTGGCCCTCGGGTCCGACATGCCCAtaaacacaccacaaatagtatTGCCCAAAGGACTAAGCAGTTTTAAGTTCATCATCGAGTTCCGAaaagtatgtaaaaataaaacaacgaccACCACGAAGTTGCCAACTACAACTCCTTCGTACAGCACATCCACAGAGCTTACAACATTAACTGAGAGCTCTACTACAGCGTATGTAACTACTACATCGCAAAGTCCATATTATACACCCAAAAAGAAAACGCCAAAAAGTGATTCATTGACTTTAAGAAGTACGACACCACACTGCTTCACAACCTCAAGTGAAGCAACGACCTTAAGCAGTACCACAGCAGATGAATCTTCTAGTAGCACCACCTActctacaacatcaacagaatcaaccactgacggagagacaacaccgacgtcctcttctagttcatctacAGATTCAACCTCGAGTGAAGCAACGACCTTAAGTAGTACCACAGCAGATGAATCTTCTAGTACCACCACCTActctacaacatcaacagaatCAACCACTGAAGGAGACACAACACCGAcgtcctcttctagttcatctacAGATTCAACCTCAAGTGAAGCAACGACCTTAAGTAGTACAACACCAAAAGAATCTTCTAGTACCACCACCTActctacaacatcaacagaatcaaccactgacggagacacaacaccgacgtcctcttctagttcatctacAGATTCAACCTCGAGTGAAGCAACGACCTTAAGCAGTACCACAGCAGATGAATCTTCGA ATTCAACCTCGAGTGAAGCAACGACCTTAAGTAGTACCACAGCAGATGAATCTTCTAGTACCACCACCCActctacaacatcaacagaatcaac ttcatctacAGATTCAACCTCGAGTGAAGCAACGACCTTAAGTAGTACCACAGCAGATGAATCTTCTAGTACCACCACCTActctacaacatcaacagaatCAACCACTGACGGAGAGATAACACCGAcgtcctcttctagttcatctacAGACTCAACCTCGAGTGAAGCAACGACCTTAAGCAGTACCACAGCAGATGAATCTTCTAGTACCACCACCTActctacaacatcaacagaatCAACCACTGACGGAGAGATAACACCGAcgtcctcttctagttcatctacAGACTCAACCTCGAGTGAAGCAACGACCTTAAGCAGTACCACAGCAGATGAATCTTCGA ATTCAACCTCGAGTGAAGCAACGACCTTAAGTAGTACCACAGCAAATGAATCTTCTAGTACCACCACCCActctacaacatcaacagaatcaac ttcatctacAGACTCTACCTCGAGTGAAGCAACGACCTTAAGTAGTACCACAGCAGATGAATCTTCTAGTACCACCACCTActctacaacatcaacagaatCAACCACTGACGGAGACACAACACCGACGCcctcttctagttcatctacAGATTCAACCTCAAGTGAAGCAACGACCTTAAGTAGTACAACACCAAAAGAATCTTCTAGTACCACCACCTActctacaacatcaacagaatcaaccactgacggagacacaacaccgacgtcctcttctagttcatctacAGATTCAACCTCGAGTGAAGCAACGACCTTAAGTAGTACCACAGCAGATGAATCTTCTAGTACCACCACCTActctacaacatcaacagaatcaaccactgacggagagacaacaccgacgtcctcttctagttcatctacAGACTCAACCTCGAGTGAAGCAACGACCTTAAGCAGTACCACAGCAGATGAATCTTCGA ACTCAACCTCGAGTGAAGCAACGACCTTAAGCAGTACCACAGCAGATGAATCTTCGAGTACCACCTCCTActctacaacatcaacagaatcaaccactgacggagacacaacaccgacgtcctcttctagttcatctacAGATTCAACCTCAAGTGAAGCAACGACCTTAAGTAGTACAACACCAAAAGA AGCAGATGAATCTTCTA cgtcctcttctagttcatctacAGATTCAACCTCGAGTGAACCAACGACCTTAAGCAGTACCACAGCACAAGAATCTTCTAGTACCACCACCTActctacaacatcaacagaatcaaccactgacggagacacaacaccgacgtcctcttctagttcatctacAGATTCAACCTCGAGTGAAGCAACCACCTTAAGCAGTACCACAGCAGATGAATCTTCTAGTACCACCACCTActctacaacatcaacagaatcaaccactgacggagacacaacaccgacgtcctcttctagttcatctacAGATTCAACCTCAAGTGAAGCAACGACCTTAAGCAGTACCACAGCAGATGAATCTTCTAGTACCACCACCTActctacaacatcaacagaatCAACCACTGACGGAGAGACAACACCGACGTCCTCTTCTAATTCATCTACAGACTCAACCTCGAGTGAAGCAACGACCTTAAGCAGTACAACACCAAAAGAATCTTCTAGTACCACCACCTActctacaacatcaacagaatcaaccactgacggagacacaacaccgacgtcctcttctagttcatctacAGATTCAACCTCGAGTGAAGCAACCCGCTTAAGCAGTACCACAGCAGATGAATCTTCTA ttcatctacAGATTCAACCTCGAGTGAAGCAACG ttcatctacAGATTCAACCTCGAGTGAAGCAACCACCTTAAGCAGTAACACAGCAGATGAATCTTCTA ATTCAACCTCGAGTGAAGCAACCACCTTAAGCAGTACCACAGCAGATGAATCTTCTAGTACCACCACCTActctacaacatcaacagaatcaaccactgacggagacacaacaccgacgtcctcttctagttcatctacAGATTCAACCTCGAGTGAAGCAACCACCTTAAGCAGTACCACAGCAGATGAATCTTCTAGTACCACCACCTActctacaacatcaacagaatcaaccactgacggagacacaacaccgacgtcctcttctagttcatctacAGATTCAACCTCGAGTGAAGCAACCACCTTAAGCAGTACCACAGCAGATGAATCTTCTA CAACCACCTTAAGCAGTACCACAGCAGATGAATCTTCTAGTACCACAACCTActctacaacatcaacagaatCAACCACTGACGGAGACACAACACCGACGTCCTCATCTAGTTCATCTACAGATTCAACCTCGA catcaaccactgacggagacacaacaccgacgtcctcttctagttcatctacAGATTCAACCTCGAGTGAAGCAACTACCTTAAGTAGTACAACACCAGAAGAATCTTCTAGTACCATCTCCTActctacaacatcaacagaatCAACCACTGATGGAGACACAACACCGAcgtcctcttctagttcatctacAGATTCAACCTCGAGTGAAGCAACGACCTTAAGCAGTACCACAGCAGAAGAATCTTCTAGTACCACCACCTActctacaacatcaacagaatCAACCACTGATGGAGAGACAACACCGAcgtcctcttctagttcatctacAGATTCAACCTCGAGTGAAGCAACGACCTTAAGTAGTACCACAGCAGATGAATCTTCTAGTACCACCACCTActctacaacatcaacagaatCAACCACTGATGGAGACACAACACCGAcgtcctcttctagttcatctacAGATTCAACCTCGAGTGAAGCAACTACCTTAAGCAGTACCACAGCAGAACAATCTTCTAGTACCAGCACCTActctacaacatcaacagaatcaaccactgacggagacacaacaccgacgtcctcttctagttcatctacAGATTCAACCTCGAGTGAAGCAACGACCTTAAGCAGTACCACAGCAGAAGAATCTTCTAGTACCACCACCTACTATACAACATCAACAGAATCAACCACTGACGGAGATACAACACCGAcgtcctcttctagttcatctacAGATTCAACCTCGAGTGAAGCAACTACCTTAAATAGTACAACACCAGAAAAATCTTCTAGTACCACCACCTACtctacaacatcaacagcatcaaccactgacggagacacaacaccgacgtcctcttctagttcatctacAGATTCAACCTCGAGTGAAGCAACTACCTTAAGTAGTACAACACCAGATGAATCTTCTAGTACCACCACCTActctacaacatcaacagaatcaaccactgacggagacacaacaccgacgtcctcttctagttcatcAACAGATTCAACCTCGAGTGAAGCAACGACCTTAAGCAGCACCACAGCAGATGAATCTTCTAGTACCACCACCTActctacaacatcaacagaatCAACCACTGAAGGAGACACAACACCGAcgtcctcttctagttcatctacAGATTCAACCTCGAGTGAAGCAACGACCTTAAGCAGTACCACAGCAGAAGAATCTTCTAGTACCACCACCTACTATACAACATCAACAGAATCAACCATTGACGGAGATACAACACCGAcgtcctcttctagttcatctacAGATTCAACCTCGAGTGAAGCAACTACCTTAAATAGTACAACACCAGAAAAATCTTCTAGTACCACCACCTACtctacaacatcaacagcatcaaccactgacggagacacaacaccgacgtcctcttctagttcatctacAGATTCAACCTCGAGTGAAGCAACTACCTTAAGTAGTACAACACCAGAAGAATCTTCTAGTACCATCTCCTACTCTACGACATCAAGAGAATCAACCACTGATGGAGACACAACACCGAcgtcctcttctagttcatctacAGATTCAACCTCGAGTGAAGCAACGACCTTAAGCAGTACCACAGCAGAAGAATCTTCTAGTACCACCACCTActctacaacatcaacagaatCAACCACTGATGGAGGGACAACACCGAcgtcctcttctagttcatctacAGATTCAACCTCGAGTGAAGCAACGACCTTAAGCAGTACCACAGCAGATGAATCTTCTAGTACCACCACCTActctacaacatcaacagaatCAACCACTGACGGAGACACAACATCGAcgtcctcttctagttcatctacAGATTCAACCTCGAGTGAAGCAACGACCTTAAGCAGTACCACAGCAGATGAATCTTCTAGTACCACCACCTATtctacaacatcaacagaatcaaccactgacggagacacaacaccgacgtcctcttctagttcatctacAGAGTCAACCTCGAGTGAAGCAACGACCTTAAGCAGTACGACTCCAGAAGAATCTTCGTCGGTCTCGACTACCGTTAGAACAACGCAGGACGATAGCGATTGTGAAATCGTTGTTCATTTGAGGGTCGTTGAAGAGTAG
- the LOC129237559 gene encoding antigen 5 like allergen Cul n 1-like, whose product MLFKYVPLFVLLYTAAVVEAAGDVDYCSPAYMCSGRREKHVLACNHTGTFDSRCPANAEMLPITAEFKKLFLGEQNKYRNEVAKGLVFEPAAAMATLEWDDELAYFAELNVKQCGIIYEDQKCFTTARYNTLDQNIGWLFYTKSRFNRENIYADIKEHIRIYWYEQYHDCTQAEIDSYHPPEIKLILHFGKMVMDRNNRVGCAASLYETDYGFNVLFTCNYARRLFCYKPIFRSGAYPGSHCRTGMNPLYPFLCSTKEEFNPNDYKV is encoded by the exons atgttgTTTAAATACGTACCACTTTTCGTCTTGTTGTACACTGCAGCTGTGGTGGAGGCGGCTGGTGACGTGGACTACTGTAGCCCAGCTTATATGTGTAGTGGGCGGCGCGAAAAGCACGTTCTAGCATGTAATCATACTGGA ACTTTCGACTCCCGTTGCCCAGCTAATGCTGAGATGCTGCCTATTACGGCTGAATTTAAGAAACTTTTCCTAggtgaacaaaataaatatcgCAATGAAGTGGCGAAGGGTCTCGTCTTCGAGCCAGCTGCAGCTATGGCCACCTTGGAATGGGACGACGAGTTGGCATACTTTGCTGAACTCAATGTGAAACAATGTGGCATAATTTATGAGGATCAGAAATGTTTCACGACGGCACGCTACAATACGCTTGATCAAAATATCGGTTGGCTGTTTTATACGAAATCGAGATTTAATCGCGAGAATATTTATGCTGATATTAAAGAGCACATACGTATTTACTGGTATGAGCAATATCACGACTGTACACAGGCAGAAATCGATTCGTATCATCCACCGGAAAT caaattgattctacactttggTAAAATGGTAATGGATCGCAACAATCGTGTTGGCTGCGCTGCCTCTCTCTATGAAACTGATTACGGTTTTAATGTGCTGTTCACATGTAATTATGCCCGCCGCTTATTCTGCTACAAGCCCATATTCCGTTCAGGCGCCTATCCAGGTTCACACTGCCGAACCGGCATGAATCCGCTATATCCATTCTTATGCTCAACTAAGGAGGAATTTAATCCAAATGATTATAAAGTCTAA